The Cryobacterium roopkundense sequence GGGCATGGGGATCGGGCTGGCCTGCCTGTGGGTGAGTCACTACGTGCTCGGCTACACCAGCGTGCTGGCCGACAACATCTCGTCGAATGTGATCGGGCTTGCGCTCGGTTCGGTGTTCAGGTTCGTGCTGTATCGCTACTGGGTGTTTTCTCCCTCGCGCCGCGGCGCCGCAGCCACGGTTGAGGCGGACCTGGAGGCGGACGCAGCCACGGCGATGGAACTCGAGGCGATTGAGCTGCACGCCCTGCGCCTGAAGGCCAAGGCCGAAGCCCGGCAGTAGGCCCGGCCGCGTGGCAAGATCGGGCGCGGAGTCTCGATCGCTCCTCCGTCGCGCCTCGACCCAAGGGGGCTAGGAGCTGCGACCCCAGGCGGGGGTGCCTGGAGCGAATGACGACGTCTCTTCGCGGGTCAGTCCGATGAAGCTGCGCGACTCGTGCATCAGATCGTTGAGCACCTGCTGCACCAGGTCCGCGTTGGGCACGTCCTTCAACAACAGCGGATGCTCCAGCCCCGTGTCGATGCGCACAGTACCCGAGCGCCACATCTGCTGCAGCCAGGTCTGTCGCACCGTCACGTCGTAGCCACGGCTGTGCACGAGCTCCTGCCGCACACGCACGAAAAACCCGTGCCGAAAGATGATGCGCCGGGTGGTGATCGTATACCGGCGGGTGAGCCACATGGCCAGCGGAAGCAGCCATCCCACAACCGAGAGAAGCACGGCTCCCACAACCAGGGCGGTGTTCTGCCACGGCTCCGCGAGGTTGCCGGAGTAGAAACCCGTGACCCCGCACACCGCGAACAGCAGGATGGTGGGCCAGAACAGCACACGAGCGTGCGACCTCAGCCGGGCTACGACACGCTCCGGCGGCTGCGCGGCCGGCGACAGCGGGCCCGTGGTCGCGTTGCGTGCCTTCTTCTTGCTCATGGCCTTCTTGCTCATAGCGGTTTTCTACTCACACTCCATTAATACCTCAGGTGTGTGACATCTCCGGCTGCGACAGCCTGAAGCTCGCCATCGATGTCGTTCTTCAGCAGCAGACGGCCGTCGGCGTCGATGCTGAGCGCCGTGCCCACGAGGTCGGTGCCGCCGGGCAGCTCCACCCGTACGGCGGAGCCGAGAGTTCCACACAGCTCCGTCACGGTCTGGAGCAGCCCGCTCGCGTGCGGGTCGCCGCTGGCTGCGAGAAACTCCCCATAGAGTTCGCCGAGCCGCGTGAGGTAGAGCGACAGCACGGCGTCCGGGTTCGGTGGAGTGCCTGTCACGAGCAGCAGCGACGTGGACGTGAGCGTGGGCAGATCGTGTTCGGACAGCGACAGATTGAGCCCCGCTCCGATCACGATGCCGCGTGCATCGGGCAGCAGCTCGCTCAGGATGCCGGACACCTTGTAGCCGTCGATCAGCACATCGTTGGGCCATTTGAGCGTGACCTCGTGGCTCGGCGGCCGATCCTCAGGGGCCGCGTCAGCATTCTCCGGAACCCGCGCCGCGTCGACGACCTCACGCACGGCGAGGGTCATGGCCGCCCCTGCCAGCAGAGGAAACCAGCCGAGCCGGTGCGACGGCAGCGCGCCGCCCCCCGGCAGCGCCGGACGCAGCAGCGCGGAGATGGCGAGGGACTTGCCGGTGGGCGTCAGCCACACCCGACCGAGCCTGCCCCGGCCCTGGGTCTGGTTGTCGGTGACGACCACGGAGAGGTCGGGCCAGCCCGAGGCATCCGCTGTGGCCGATTCTTTGAGAACGTCGTTGGTCGACCCGGCCTCGGCCAGGTACTGGAACCGTGACACGACCCGTTGGCTGACCGGAAACTCCATGGTGACACCCTTCTCATCGGCATAACTCCTGCAATTCTCCCGAATTTGCCCCCAAAACACCTATTTTGGGACATTTGCGACCAGATTGCAGGAGTTACGCACGCGGAGGCGAGGTGACCGGGGGGAATCGACCAGTGAAACCGGGCTTCTTTGTACCTAATCGTCAACGGGTGGGGGTCAGGGCTGGCCGGTAGAGTAAAACGCGTGACTGAGAACACGCCCGTTGCGGGCCCCGACCTGTACACGACAGCTGGAAAGCTCGCCGACCTCAAACTGCGTTATCACGAGGCCGTGACCGCGAGTGGGGCAGCCGCCGTGGAGAAACAGCATGCCAAGGGCAAGATGACCGCCCGCGAGCGCATCGACCAGCTGCTCGACTTCGGCTCGTTCGTGGAGCTCGACGAATTCGTGCGCCACCGCACCGTTGCCTTCGGCATGGAGAAGAAGCGGCCGTACGGCGACGCCGTGGTCACCGGAACCGGCACCATCCACGGCCGCCAGGTTGCCGTGTACTCCCAAGACTTCACGATCTTCGGCGGCTCGCTCGGCGAGGTGGCCGGCGAGAAGATCATCAAGGTGATGGACCTCGCGTTGAAGACCGGCGTGCCGATCATCGGCATTCTCGACTCCGGCGGAGCGCGCATCCAGGAGGGCGTTGTGGCCCTCGGCAAGTACGGCGAGATCTTCCGCCGCAACACCGCCGCCTCCGGCGTGATCCCGCAGATCTCCATCATCTGCGGCCCCGCCGCCGGCGGTGCCGTGTACTCCCCGGCCCTGACCGACTTCGTGATCATGGTCGATAAGACCAGCCAGATGTTCGTCACCGGCCCCGACGTGATCAAGACCGTCACCGGCGAGGACGTGGGCATGGAAGAGCTCGGCGGTGCCCTCACCCACAACAAGGTCTCCGGCGTGGCGCACTACCTCGCGAGCGACGAGGCCGACGCCCTCGACTACGCCCGCACCCTCTTGAGCTACCTTCCCGACAACAACCTCGCCGAACTGCCCGTGTTCGACAGCGAGGTGGAGCTCGAGACAACGGATGCCGACCGCGCGCTCAACTTCATCATCCCCGACTCCCCGAACCAGCCCTATGACGTGAAGACCGTGATTGCGAGCATCGTCGACAACGGCGAATTCCTCGAGACACAGCCGCTCTTCGCGCCGAACATCGTGGTGGGTTTCGCCCGTATCGAGGGCCGGTCCATCGGAATCGTCGCCAACCAGCCGAGCGCCATGGCTGGAACCCTCAACATCGAGGCAGGCGAGAAGGCGAGCCGCTTCGTGCGGTTCTGCGACGCGTTCTCCATCCCCATCCTCACCCTGGTGGACGTGCCCGGCTTCCTGCCCGGCACCGACCAGGAATGGACCGGCATCATCCGTCGCGGCGCGAAGCTGCTCTATGCCTACGCCGAGGCCACCGTGCCCCTCGTGACGGTGATCCTGCGCAAGGCCTACGGCGGAGCCTACATCGTGATGGGTTCCAAGCAGCTCGGCGCCGACATCAACCTGGCCTGGCCCACCGCGGAGATCGCGGTGATGGGCGGCCAGGGCGCCGTGAACATCCTCTACCGCGCCGAGATCAAGCAGGCCGAGGCCAACGGCGAAGACGTGGCGGCGGTGCGCACCCGGCTCGCCAACGAGTACACGTACAACGTGGCGAGCCCGTTCCTGGCCGCCGAACGCGGCGAACTCGACGGCGTGATCGAACCGGCCGCCACCCGCGTGGCCGTAACGAAGGCGCTGCGGGCTCTGCGCACCAAGCGTGCGTCACTGCCGGCCAAAAAACACGGCAACATCCCGCTGTAAGACACCATGACACTGACCATCGACACCGCACTGGTAGAGAAGCACATGACCGAGACACCGAAGCCGTCCGAGTTTGACCCCGCGGAGATCACCTTCGTGACAGAGGGAGTCACGCCCACCGAGGCATCCGCTGTGATCGCGATTCTTCGCGGCCTGCTGCGGGAGGAGTCGGATGGGCGCCGCACGGCGCCGGCCGGTCACCAGAGCGCCTGGCAGGTCAACCAGAGAGCCATCCGGCGGCCGATCACGGCCGGCCAGGGCGGCTGGCGCAGCTTCTCGGGCTGACGGCTGTGGTGCTGTCCCCCTAAATGCCGACTGCACATTGTGCACAAAGGGAACACACTTGTAAGTGCTCGGTGTCGCTCTAAAAAAAGTTACACCACCAGTTTTTCGCCGACTAGGGTATTGAGGCGAAAAGGTGGGGGCGAGTGACAGTGGCATTCGGGTTGCCGCTTGAGCTCGAAATGTTGAAAGGGGACCGGCTTCGGCTGGTCCCTTTTCGCATGGATACCCGGGTTCGCGGATCGGCTCGCGCGGTCTCGATCGCTCGTGCCTCGCGCCTCGACCGGCGGGATCGGGGCGTGTCAGTGCTGTTTCGTCTGGGCGAGAGCTCGGGGAATCTCCAGCCACAGGTCGACCTCGTCGCCGGTGTCGTCCTCGCTGAGCGATCCAGTGCCCGGCTGAGGGCTGCGCAGCCCGACAACGGTCACGGCGGTGTCCGACCCATCCGCAGCGGTGCGCACAATGATCTTGTCGGCCGTCGTGCGCGAGATCGCCTCGGCGAGAGTGTTGAGCACCCGCTCCAATTCCGCGCCCCCGAGGTCGTCCATGGCACCCTCATCGAGCAGGGTGACAATGGCCCCCCGCCGCCGCGCTGTCATCACCTCGTCGCGCACCGCGTCGTTGAGCAGGCGGCGGCCGCGGATCTCGTCGCGGATCGCGGCCTCGAGGTACCGGCACTCCTGCCGCTGCGACTCGTCGAGCACCCCGCCGCGACGCACGATGCGCTGCAGCATGGCGAGGGCGAGCCGGTTGGTGTGCGTGAGTCGCACCTGACGCTCGAAGAGGTGCGCCTCCTGCGCGGCCTGCCAGCGGGCGGCCTCGCGCTCCGCCCGGGCGAACTGCTGGGCGTCGCGAGCGGCCTTGGCCAGGGCACGCGAGAGCAGCGCCGCGGCCGCGACCCACACCGCACTGCCGATGACTCCCATCGAACCCAAAGCTCCCGCACCGGCCCAGACCACCGTGTGGGCGATCAGGAATCCGGTGCCGATCCAGGCGAGCAACGGACGCTTGCGCGTGGCCGTGATGGTGAGGAGCGTGCCGACGGCCGCCACGTACCAGGTGGCGTAGCCGTTCGACGAGGACGCGCCGTCGAGCTGGCTCCCGACGATCAGCGGCAGGGCGCCCGCCACGGCCACGTTGAAGAAAGCCAGGCCGAGCGGCATCCGAATCGGGCTCGTCGGCCACAGACTGGCCACGCTCGCCGCGGCGTACACCGCCATGGCCACGATGATCGGGGCCGGGGACGCGGGCAGGTTAAGCGAATAGACGCCGAGGAGAATGTGGTACGCCGAGAACATCGCGGCGAGCCCGAGGATCATCGGGCGAAAGTGATTCATCATGCGTTCGCACCACCCGGCGACATCAAGTCGGTCTGGTTGCCCGGTGCGTCGAGCTCGATCGACGGCACGCCCTCGATCTCCTCGACCTCGAGGGGAGGCTGGTCGTCGGGCCGGGGCCACCGCAGCGTGATGATGGTGCCCATTCCGAGGCTCGTGCGCACGCACACGAAACCGCCGACGCTCGTGACGCGCTCCTGGATGGACACCCTCAGACCGAGGCGTTCAGTGGGGATGAGGGTGGAATCGAAGCCGACCCCTGAGTCGGCGATTTCGATGCGGCAGCCGTCGTCGGGGGTCGCGCTGAGGGTCAGCGCTCGCGCCACTGGGGCATCCGCTATGCCCGCGTGCTGCACGCTGTTCACCATCGCTTGCAGGGCGGCGGCAAAGAGCGCCTCACTCACCTGTTCCGGCACCGTGACCGACGGCTCGGAGGTATCAACGAAGGTGAAGGGGGCCGCGGAAGCGGCGGCCTCGTGTTTGAGTCGGGTGCCGAGGCGCTGGAACGGGATACGCGCTTCCTCGTCGGGCCGGGCTGCGCTCGCGTCGAGCAGCCGGGCGACGGCGTTCGCCGCCATGGTGGCGGCGAGTTCGGCGCCCTTCTCCGTGCGGGCCCCGGCTGCGGAGAGCAGCGTGGCGAGAACGCTGTCGTGCACGATGGAGTCAACTTCGACCCGCTCCACCTCGGTGGCATGCTGGCGCACCGCCAGACAATACTGGACGAGGGCGTTGCTCTGTGCCGTGTCGACGTTGCTCGTGGCGGTGCGCAGCATGGTGATGATGATCAGCACGACCTGGCCGAGCAGCACGGCGTAGAGCACGTCGAGGGAGGCCAGCAGGAGGTCGGCCTGCCCGCCAGAGGGTTGCATGCGCACGATGCCGTAGGTGACAGGGGCGACAACCGTGTAAATGGCCGCCCAGCGCACGCTGAAACCGATCGCGGCGCACGACGTGGCCACTGTGCACAGGTACCACAGCCACGGCTTGTCACTCACATCCACGGCGGCGTGCAGCACGACAAACGGCCAGGCCGCCATCGCGAGCAGGTACACCACGGCCACGCCTGACGTGGCTGTGCGCACGCCGCGCTTGAAGACCGTGGCAAGCACCACGCAGGCAATAGCCACACCCAGCCCACCCGCCATCAGCGAGGTGCCGATCGACGCGTGGTCCTGAAACTGATGCAGCACGGCCGGCAGGCTCTGCAGGGCGAAAATCACCGAAATACCGGCCACCGAACGCGAAAGCACGGTTTCGATCTGTGCCCGGCTGATCGGGTTGCGCGGCCGGGACCCCGCGACCATCAGGTCGTCACTGCGGTTCACGGCTGCCGACGCAGCGGTGCCGCGGCCGGCGAAACGAGGGCGGAAGGTACCCGCCTCCGGTTTAGACACGGCCGTCCCCGGCCTCCGAGTCGAGCCCGGGCAGAATACCGTCTTCGACGGCACGGCGCAGCAGGTCTACCTTCGTGGGCGCCGGACGGCCCACCTCCACGTACTTCACGCGAATGCGATCGAGGTACTCGCGAGCGGTGGAGTGCGCGATGCCGAGCTGCATGGCCACCATTTTGAGCGGCAGTCCCGAAGCGTAGAGGTGCAGCACGTCGCGCTCGCGGCGACCGAGCTGAGCCTTCGCGAAGTCACGGTCGGCGTCGATCGCCGTGGCCCACTCGAGGTTGTTGAGCACATCGCCGCGGGCGACCGACGCGACGGCGGCCATCACGGTGGTGGTCGGCGACGATTTGGGAATGACCCCGGCCGCACCGGCAGCGAGCGCCTCACGCACGGAGGCGACCCTGTCGGCGATGCTGTGCACGAGCACCGCGGAGCCCGTGCTCTGCGCGAGCTTCACGTTGTCGGTGACAAGAGACCCGTCACCGAGCGAGAGGTCGAGAACGATCACGTCGCAGACCTGCCCGGCGAGCCCCTGCACGAGATCGCGCACCGTCGCGGCGGTGAAGACCACCGTGTAGCCGGAGTTCTCGCAGGCCGCCTTCAGCCCCAGCCGCACCGACTCGTGGTCGTCGACGATCGCGACAAGAATCGGGGTGTCAACGGATGCCGGTGTCTCGGCTAGTGTCTGCGTCACGATTTCACTGCTTTCGTTGGTGTCTGTCATTAACGATAGCTATTTGGCCAGCACAGCGACGGCTTCGACATGGTGGGTATTCGGGAAAAGGTCGAATGCTCGAAGATCCTTCAGCGCATAGCCGTAGCCGGCGAACAGCGCCACGTCGCGGGCCAGGGCCACCGGGTCGCACGCCACGTAGACGATCTGCTGCGGAGCGAGTGTGCCGAGCTGGTCGACGACCACCTTGCCGGCGCCGGAGCGCGGTGGGTCGAGTACTACCGTGGCGGCCTCCAGACGCGCGCGCTGGGCGGCATCCGCTTCACGGATCACGCGCTGCAGGTAGCGGTCCACCCTGTCGGTTTCGGCCGTGGCGCCCACCCACTCCTTGAGGTTTGTGGCGGCGAAGTTGACGGCCTCCGGGTCACTTTCCACCGACGTGATGCGAACGGAGCTGCCGAATCGGTCGCCCACGGCCGCGGCGAGCAGGCCGACGCCGCCGTAGAGGTCGAGGTTGGTGGCGCGGGGGTCGAAGAGTTCGGGGTCGATGGCGTCCTGCACGGCGCGGAACAGGGTCTCGGCCGCGCGGGAGTGCACCTGCCAGAAGCCGGAGACGTCGAGCTCGAACTCGCGGTCGCCGACGCGTTCGCGGATCACGCTGCGCGGGCTCGGCTTGGCCTTGCCGAACTTGTCTTTCT is a genomic window containing:
- a CDS encoding PH domain-containing protein; this encodes MSKKAMSKKKARNATTGPLSPAAQPPERVVARLRSHARVLFWPTILLFAVCGVTGFYSGNLAEPWQNTALVVGAVLLSVVGWLLPLAMWLTRRYTITTRRIIFRHGFFVRVRQELVHSRGYDVTVRQTWLQQMWRSGTVRIDTGLEHPLLLKDVPNADLVQQVLNDLMHESRSFIGLTREETSSFAPGTPAWGRSS
- a CDS encoding biotin--[acetyl-CoA-carboxylase] ligase — protein: MEFPVSQRVVSRFQYLAEAGSTNDVLKESATADASGWPDLSVVVTDNQTQGRGRLGRVWLTPTGKSLAISALLRPALPGGGALPSHRLGWFPLLAGAAMTLAVREVVDAARVPENADAAPEDRPPSHEVTLKWPNDVLIDGYKVSGILSELLPDARGIVIGAGLNLSLSEHDLPTLTSTSLLLVTGTPPNPDAVLSLYLTRLGELYGEFLAASGDPHASGLLQTVTELCGTLGSAVRVELPGGTDLVGTALSIDADGRLLLKNDIDGELQAVAAGDVTHLRY
- a CDS encoding acyl-CoA carboxylase subunit beta, with the protein product MTENTPVAGPDLYTTAGKLADLKLRYHEAVTASGAAAVEKQHAKGKMTARERIDQLLDFGSFVELDEFVRHRTVAFGMEKKRPYGDAVVTGTGTIHGRQVAVYSQDFTIFGGSLGEVAGEKIIKVMDLALKTGVPIIGILDSGGARIQEGVVALGKYGEIFRRNTAASGVIPQISIICGPAAGGAVYSPALTDFVIMVDKTSQMFVTGPDVIKTVTGEDVGMEELGGALTHNKVSGVAHYLASDEADALDYARTLLSYLPDNNLAELPVFDSEVELETTDADRALNFIIPDSPNQPYDVKTVIASIVDNGEFLETQPLFAPNIVVGFARIEGRSIGIVANQPSAMAGTLNIEAGEKASRFVRFCDAFSIPILTLVDVPGFLPGTDQEWTGIIRRGAKLLYAYAEATVPLVTVILRKAYGGAYIVMGSKQLGADINLAWPTAEIAVMGGQGAVNILYRAEIKQAEANGEDVAAVRTRLANEYTYNVASPFLAAERGELDGVIEPAATRVAVTKALRALRTKRASLPAKKHGNIPL
- a CDS encoding sensor histidine kinase — encoded protein: MSKPEAGTFRPRFAGRGTAASAAVNRSDDLMVAGSRPRNPISRAQIETVLSRSVAGISVIFALQSLPAVLHQFQDHASIGTSLMAGGLGVAIACVVLATVFKRGVRTATSGVAVVYLLAMAAWPFVVLHAAVDVSDKPWLWYLCTVATSCAAIGFSVRWAAIYTVVAPVTYGIVRMQPSGGQADLLLASLDVLYAVLLGQVVLIIITMLRTATSNVDTAQSNALVQYCLAVRQHATEVERVEVDSIVHDSVLATLLSAAGARTEKGAELAATMAANAVARLLDASAARPDEEARIPFQRLGTRLKHEAAASAAPFTFVDTSEPSVTVPEQVSEALFAAALQAMVNSVQHAGIADAPVARALTLSATPDDGCRIEIADSGVGFDSTLIPTERLGLRVSIQERVTSVGGFVCVRTSLGMGTIITLRWPRPDDQPPLEVEEIEGVPSIELDAPGNQTDLMSPGGANA
- a CDS encoding response regulator transcription factor → MTDTNESSEIVTQTLAETPASVDTPILVAIVDDHESVRLGLKAACENSGYTVVFTAATVRDLVQGLAGQVCDVIVLDLSLGDGSLVTDNVKLAQSTGSAVLVHSIADRVASVREALAAGAAGVIPKSSPTTTVMAAVASVARGDVLNNLEWATAIDADRDFAKAQLGRRERDVLHLYASGLPLKMVAMQLGIAHSTAREYLDRIRVKYVEVGRPAPTKVDLLRRAVEDGILPGLDSEAGDGRV